From the Porphyrobacter sp. CACIAM 03H1 genome, the window AACAGCCGCCCGGTCTGGAGCGGGTTGTAGAGCGTCGCCCCTGCCGGGGAGACCTGGTAGGGCACCGCCGTCCGCCCGCTCAGGAACACCGCGTTGCCCGTGGCATTGATCGCGGTGAACATCGCATTGGTGTTCGAGCTGAGCGCAAGGTCGCCCATGCGCCCGCCCCAGCCGGTGGTCGAGCCTTCGGGCTGCGAGCTTTGCCAGGTCGATTGCTGGTCGTTGTGCGAGAACAGCTTGGCCGGGCGCGGCACGCTGCCATTGTCGTATTGCGCGCGGGTAAGCGGCGCGAGGAGCGGGCCGACATTGAGCAGCGGGGCCATGGCGCCGGCATCGAACAGGGCTTTCAGCCGCGGCATGGTGGGGGCGAGCGCGAAGGTGATGTCGTCGGTCAGCCGCTGGTCGGAAGGGGTGGCGAGCACGGTGTTCGCCAGTGCGCTGCGGGCAAGCGCGATGCCCGAGGCGTCCTCCGATCCGGCGGTGCCGCGGATCGCGGCATAGCGCGCGTAATTGGCCGCATCGAAGGGGATCAGCGTGTTGCCGTGATCGTTCCCGCCATAGAGGAACACGCATACCAGCGCCTTGTAGCCGCCCGCATTGCTGAAGGCCGCCGCCTCGGCGAGACCTGCGAGGTCGAGCGCATAGGAGGCCGCGCCGCCCATCATCGCCAGCTGCCCGCTGCGCTTCAGGAACGCCCGCCGCTCGATCTCCATGCTCTTGCCGATAAACATATCCGCGCCCCTCAGCCCCCTATTTCTGGATCAGGTAGTCGGTCGATGCGAGGATCAGGGCGACCCCGATCTGCACCCGCCGCAGCCGCTCGGCATTGGTCGAGGTGGCGGTCAGGGGGACGTCCTCCATCGCCGTGCGGATCGTGTCGCGCACCCCGCTGCTCAGCTGCCGGCCGGTCAGCAGCAGATCGAGCCGGTCGAGCAGCGCGCCAGCATCCTGTGCGATCCCGACCTCGGCGGCGAAATCGAGCGCCAGGTCGGCGACCGGCGCGCGCCCTCCGGTGAGCGCGCGCTCGATGAAATTGACATAGCCCGCCACCGAGGTCTCGTTCACCAGCTGGAACTCGGGCGCCAGAAGGCCGCGGTTGGCGATCTCGGTGTTGGTGGGGAAATAGCCCGGGCGGAAGAAGTTGAAGACGGAAGGGCTGCGCAGCGGGCTCTGCCCCAGCGCGGTGGCGGCATCGCTGAGGTCGCCGATCTGCCAGTTGCCGCTGTTCGAGCGTGCGCCGAAGGTGCGTGCGAACTGCACGAAGCGCAGGACCGGTTCGCGCAGCTTGCCGAAATTGGGGTTGGTGACGCCCGCCGGATCGAGCGCCTCGTTATCGGTCAGGATCGCCTTGAACACCGCTGCCAAGTCGCCGCGCCGTCCCTGTCCGTTGTTGGCAAAGACCGCCGCGACGCGTCCGACATAGGCGGGCGAGGGGTTGCTCGTCACCAGCCGCTGGATCATCTGGCGGGCGAAGAAGGGGCCCACGTTGGGGTGGTTGAACAGGTGGTCGAGCGCGAGCCGGAGGGATTCGGCCGCCCCCGTCCCGGCCGGGATGGTGAGGCCGAGGAAGGTCTTGGCCTCGGTCGAATGGAACCCGGTGGTGCGCGCCGGAACCCAGCGTGCGGGATCGGCCGTCATCGGGCGGCGCGCGTATTCGGGATCGGGGATCTGCCGCGTCCCGCCGACCTCGGTGGTGAAGGCGAGTCCGGCGAGGTCGAAGTCGTAGCCGGTGAACACCCGCGCGAGGCCCGTCACGTCGGCGCTGCCGTAGGTCTCGACCGGATTGCCGTTCGACAGCCGGTTGGTGCCGTCCGGGTTCAGCTCGAACAGCCCGATCGTGAACAGCTGCATCACCTCGCGCGCGTAGTTCTCGTCCGGCACGCGCCCGGTGCGGGCATCGGCCGCGCGGTTGCCGCGGGTGTTGAGAAACACGCCCATCGCCGGGTTGAGGGTTATGTCCTGCAGCAGGTCCCGGAAATTGCCGAAGGCGTGGCGGTTGAGGATGTCCCAGTATTCCCCGATGGCAGGTCCGCGCCAGGTGAGGTTGATGCCGGAGATCGAGACGACAAAGAACTCCGACAGCGCGAAGGCGATCCGCTTGCGGACCGGATTGCCGCCCGAAAGCAGCTGCGACCAGATCATGTAGTCGCCGATCACCGCCGAATTGTAGAAGCGGCTGGCATCGACACGGTCGTAGCCCCGGTCGGCGAAGAAGGTGCGGGCGCTCTGGCTGTTGGCTATGGCGAACTGGCGGTCGAGCCAGGGGCCGTAGCCTTCGCTGCGCACCTCGGCGATCGTGCCGGTCGAGACCGAAAGCGAGGCCTGGAGCAGGAACCGCGCGGCTTCCGCATCGGTCTGGGGCTTGCGCACCGTGGCCACCGGCGGCGGACCTCCGCCCGTGCTGCCCCCGCCGCTGCTGCCGCCGCCCCCTCCGCAGGCCGCGACCGCCATCGCCAGCGTGCTGACGGTGGCTGCCCGGGCGGCAATAGGCTCCAAAGCCGGCGGCGGTACGGCCTCTGCGGGCCGGCCCTCATCCTTGTCATCACCCGGAAGATACATGCGAGCGCCCCCTCGATGTCTTATACGCACAAGGGCTAGAGAACCCTTCGTCAATCTCGAGTTAAATCCGCATCCGGGATCAGCGCCGGCACCGCTGGGCATCGCCCGCGCTGGTGCGGATCGCGAAAGTTGCCTTGCGGCGCGTGGCGGTGAGGAAGGGTTGCCAGCTGCTCTCGCCCGCGTCCGCCGCCGCCGCACCCGCGACCTTGCCCGCCCGATCGACGAGGACGATCCGATCCAGCCCGATCGCAATCGCCGCGATCCCGGGGGGCTCGCAGCGGACCGGCTGCCGGGCGAGGGCCGGATCGAGCGGACGCAGCAGCGCGAGCCGCTCGCGATAGGCGGCCTCGGCGCAGGCGCGGTGATCGGCGGCGAAGGCGCAGCGGCTGCGCCGCAGGAACCACTGGTCCTGCGCTTCGATCCAGCGCGAGGCGGCAGGTGGGCCCGCCTCGGCCAGCAGGGTGGCGACCTCGCTGTCGAGCGCCCGCAGGGCCGGATCGGCGCACACCAGCTGATCGGTCGCGAAGACGGGCGCGCGGCAATCGGCGGTGTGCTGTTCAGCCGGAGGAGGCACGGGCGGTGCCTGCGCAATGGCCGGGGCGGGGCCCGGCAGGGCGAGGCTCGCCGCCGCCATCACGCCTGCCGCCCGACGCATCCTCAGGCGCTCGCCGGCCGCAGTGCGGGCACGTCCCCGGCGCGGCTCCAGAAGGGCTGCACCACATGGCCGCGCTGCACCGCCTTGTAGGCGAGGTAGGCCCCGGCGCTCGTCGCGATGATGCAGGGAACGAGGCTCGCTTCGAGCCCGAAGCCGCCGCCGGTCATCAGATCGGGGCCGGTGAACACCGTCCTGAACAGGCCGGGTTGCGCGATGCTGCCGGATACCACCCCGCCGAACACCGCCGACTGGGTGTAGTTCCAGGCGATGTGGAAGCCGATGCCCAGCCACAGCCGGCGGGTGAGCATATAGGCCGCGGCCAGCAGCAGCCCGGCCTCGATGCTGATGAAGATCGCGCCGGTCAGCGTCGCGTCCGGGTTCATCAGGTGCACGAAGCCGAACACCACCGAGGAGACCACCACCGAAATCCAGCTGCCGAGCCATTCCTCGACGATCCGGTAGAGCGCGCCGCGGAACAGCAGTTCCTCGAGAAAGCCCGCGCTGCACGCCTGGTAGAGGGCGGGGATCATCACCACCACCGGGTTCATGCCCTCGATCCGCCCGTATCCGAGCACGATCAGCACCAGCACGCCGAGAGTGTAAAGCCCGGCCCCCACCACCATGCCGATCCCCAGTTCCTTGAGGCCCGGGCTCAGGGCCAGATCGCTGACCTCGCGGCGTTCGATGAACCGGCCGAAGCCGACATAGATCCACATCGCGAGCGCGACCATGCCGGCCACGGCGAAGGCCGCTGCCAAATGGACGCCCTTGGTCAGATCGAGGAAGGCATTGCTGAAGCCCAGGCAGTAGAACAGCGGATAGCCGAGCAGGAACAGCCTGATCGGCGGGAATTGCAGGATTCGCAGCCACAGCGGCGCCGGTTCGGCGTGGTCGGTCATGACATGATCCCCCTTGTCATTGGTCGATGATTGCCCGGTGTGCCCCTCACCAGATCCGCACGCGTTTTTCGGGCGGCAGGTAGAGCCTGTCGCCCGGCTTGATCCCGAAGGCCTCGTACCAGGCATCGACATTGCGCACGACGCCGTTGACCCGGAACTCGCCGGGCGAGTGGACGTCCGAGACCACGCGGCGGCGGGTCTCGGCCTCGACCATGACATTGCGCCACAGCCTGCCCCACGACAGGAAGAAGCGCTGGTCGCCGGTAAGGCCCCCGATCACCGGGGCCTTGCCTCCCATCTTGTCCGCGACATAGCGGCGATAGGCCGCATGGGCGACGGCGAGCCCGCCGAGATCGCCGATGTTCTCGCCGAGGTTCTGGCGCCCGTTGAGCTTCAGCCCGGGCAGGGGCTCGTAGCCGTCATACTGCTCGATCAGCCCTGCGGTGCGCTTCTCGAACTCGGCGCGGCTGGCATCGGTCCACCAGTTGCGCAGCCGGCCGTCACCGTCCTGCCGGCTGCCCTGATCGTCGAAGGCATGGCCGATCTCGTGTCCGATCACCGCGGCGATCGCGCCGAAATTGACAGCCGGATCGGCCTCGGGATCGAAGAAGGGCGGCTGGAGGATGCCTGCCGGAAAGCTGATCGTGTTGCTCGAGGGCGAATAGCCGGCGTTGATCTCCTGCGGCGCATAGGGGAACTCCCAAGGGCGCGCGCCTTCCTCGAGCTTCTTGAGGCTGTCGTCATGCGACCAGCGCTGGAGGCGTGACAGGTTGCCGACGAGGTCGTCGGGCGCGATCAGCACCCCGGACCTGTCATGCCAGCGGGTCGGAAAGCCGACCTGCGTGGTGATCCGTTCCAGCTTGCGCAGCGCCTCGGCACGGGTCGGCGCATCCATCCAGTCGAGCTTCGCGATCCGCTCGGCATAGGTGTTGCGAAGGTAGCCGACCATGTCCTCGACCATCGCCCGGTCGGCGGCGCCGAAATGCCGGGCAACATAGAGCTGCCCGATCTCCTCGCCCAGCGCCGCGTTGACCGCAGCGATACTCTCGAACGCGGCCGGCCGGCGCGCGGGCGTGCCCTGGAGCTGCTTGGCGTGGAAGGCGAAGTGGGCTTCGACCCACGGCGCGGACAGCGACTTCGCCCAGTAATCGAGCGTCTTGAACATCAGGAAGGACTGCCAGTCCTCGACGGGCGTTGCGGCGAAGAGCTGCGCGACATCGCGGATGGCGGTGTCGGTGAGCACCTTGATGCGCGGCTGGCCGGCAATGCCCTGCTCGGCCAGGAAAGCGTCCCAGGCAAACCCCGGCGCAAAGGCCTTGAGCTGGTCGGGTGACATGACGCTGTTCATCCGCACCACGTCGCGGGTCTGGGCGAGCGACCACTGGCGCTGGGCAATCGCCGTTTCCAGCGCCATCACCCGCTCGGCCCGGGCATCGGGACGGTCGATTCCGGCGCGGCGGAAGCTGTCGGCGATGTAGGCGAGCAGCGCCTTGCGGTGCCCGGCATAGGGCTCCTGTTCGGCGAGGTAATAGTCGCGCGAAGGCATCGTCAGGCCGGCGACGCCGACCGCCGCGACATACCGGCCGGGGTTGTCGACATCGGACAGAACGCCGCCGGCGACGATCCCGTCCATCCAGGGATAGGCCATGATCCGGGCAAGGTCGGCCCGGTCGGTGGTGCTGCCGATGATCGCCAGCGTGCTGGCAATCGGGGTCAGGCCCAGCGCGTTGCGGCGCTCCATGTCGGCGTGCGATCGGTGGAAGTCGCCGATCATCTGCCCGGGGCTGCCCGGTGCGCCGCCCGCCTCGCGCGAGGCCGCGATGATGGCGGCGACGCGCTGCTCGGTGGCGAGATAGACCTCGACCGAGGCATCGATGAAGGGCACGCCTTCCGGCGGCTTTGCGGTCTTCAGCCAGCCTTCGTTGACGTGGCGGTAGAAATCGTCGCCCGGGCGGATCGTCGCCGACAGGGACGCCGCATCGAGGCTCCGCACCTCGCCTTGCGGCGCGGTTGCCGACTGCGCGACGAGCGCCGAGCCGGGCAGGGCCAGCAGCGCGATGGTGCTGGCGCAAACAAGCAAGCTCCGCATCATCCCTCTCCTTTGCGGATGGCGCGCGCGAAGCGGCGGCCGGAGCGCGGGAGGCTGCGGCTGACCGGGTTTGCCTCGGCCCCGGTCAGCCGCCTCGTGCCTCACGCCTTGCGCCAGACTTCGAGCCCCGTTTGGACGAAGGGCGGCGTCAGTCCCGGCAGGTGCGGGGCGAGACGCTCTCGATCGAGTAGATCGTGCCGCCGCTCGAGTTCGTGACGATGCACTGGCGCGATGCCTCGCGCCAGAAGGTCATGTAGCGCGTGTCGCCGGCGATCTTGTTGTCGCGCATCACGAAGCCGCGGCTCTGCAGCTGGCTGACCGCATATTTGCGGTCCTGCCCCTGCAGGTCGTTGAATTCGGCATAGCCGCTGTAGCCGCCGCCGTAGTTGTAGCCGCCGCGGTAGCTGGTCTGGTTGGAGCGTTCGCGCACGCCGCTGTCATAGCCCGACGAATAGGAATCCGAGCGGTTGTAGTTGTGATAGGCCTGCCCGTAGAGCCCGTCGCGGTGGCCGCGCTCGAACTCGGACATCCCGCGCTCGTCGTAATCCGTGTCGCCGCGGTGGTGCGACTTGCTGGCGAGTGCCGCGATCCCGAGCAGCGCCGCCGCGCCGACCGCGATCGCCGCGGTCTTGTCGCCGCTGCCGCCCTTCTGGTTGCAGTCGGCATTGGTGGTCTGGTCGATCGACTGGAAATTGCCGTCGTAGGTGACGACCTTGATGCATTCCTTGGTGTTGCCGTTCCACCAGTAGTTGATCTTGCTGTCGTGATCGGCGTGGCCCGAGATCAGGTGGAAGCCGCGATATTCGAGCTGGTCCTGGCCGCTCGAGCCGCGCGCGCCGACCAGATCGCGCACCGAAGGCGGCGTCTTGGCGACCGCCGCGACCGGGGCGGCAACCATCGCCGCCGTGGCCAGAAGCCCGAACATTCTGCCTGCAAGTTTCATAAGTCGATCCCCCTCGTTCATGCCTTCGTTCCCGATCAGGAAGGTGACACATTCCCCTGCCCGGGGCATTGGACAAATCGGGCCACATGATGGGCGTTTTGCGCCATGCTGCGGCCTTCAGCCCATGGACCCGCGGGTCTCGAGCCCGTCGTCGCGCCAGCCCGCGCGGACGGTTTCGCTGCGCACCAGCCAGATGCCGTAAAGGAACAGCGGGCCGGTCAGCACCAGGCCGAGGGTCAGTTGCTGGAGCACCGGCGCGGGTTCGGGCGCGGGGCCCGTCGCGCCGCTGCCGACCAGGAACACGGTGAAGTCCCACAAGGCGTGGATCACCATGATCGGGATGATCGAGCGTGTGCGGATGCGGATCGCGAGATAGGCGGCGCCGCTCATGAAGGCGTTGAGCGCCTGCACCCCGGCCTCGGCCAGCTCGCCGGTCAGCACGGCGTTGAAGACATGGACCGAACCGAAGGCCGCCGAGACCAGCAGAAAGGCGGGCCAGAACGCGAATGCCTTGCGCGCGCCGCCCCACAGCACGCCGCGGAACGCCAGCTCCTCGCTGAAGCCGACCATCGCCGTGTTGATCAGCACCATCGTCACCGCGCCCGCCTCGAGCCTGCCGGTGGTCAGCCCCACCGCCGCGAGGCCCGCGAGATAGAGCGCCGGGAGCCACAGCAGCTTCCACCAGCCCGGCGGCGAGGGCGCGAGAAAGCCCATGTCGCGCCAGCCCGCGAGCCGCACCGCCACCAGCAGGAACGCCGCCGCCCCGGCCACGCCCCAGGCGAGGTTCCTCGTGATCAGCTCCTGCAGCGTGGTCGTCCCGTCGAGCAGCAGCGTGGGCACGACCATGGTGATCGCCGCCCAGACCGCGACGATGCCTGCGGCAAGCGCAAACCGCGCTGCAGGCGGCATCATGGCGCCTTCTCGGCAGCAGAGATGAAGCCGAGCACCATCCCCGCCAGAAGGACCAGCACGAAGGCGGCGAAAATCCCGCCCAGGGCGTTGGCCAGCGCCACGCCGTAGCCGCAGCCGAGCTTCGTGCGGAACCACAGGACCTGCTGCGACAGGTACCAGACGAGGCCGCCCCAGAAGATCGCATGGGCGACGAGCCCCGCGTTTGCATCGCCCACCTGCCACAGCATCGTCGCCATCCCGATCATCAGGGCGATGGGCGCGGTCACGAAGCACTGGCTGTAGAACACCGGGCGCAGGGTCTCGCGGTCCAGCGCGATGCCGAGTTTTGCCATCAGGCGCAGCGACAGGACCAGCGGCAACAGGCTGAATATGAACACCCGGAAGATCAGCAGGTTCTGGGGATCGTGCAGGAAATGCGGGAGAACCGACAGGTCCGACGTGCGCAGCGCCAGCTCGACCAGATGGTTGAGCCCCAGGCACATCATAAGGAACAGCGGCGGGCTCAGCGTGTCGTTGTACTGGTCCGACTGCACGTCGCCGAGTTCGGTATCGGCATAGTCCATCATCCGCTGCGGATGGCGGAAGGTGAGGTAGAGGGTGCGCGGGAAGAACACCAGCATCACCATCACTTCGTAAAGCAGCTCCTCGAGCGACTTCAGAAGCTTCATGAAATCCATCGGCCGATCCCCCGAGCCGGTGCCGCGTCAGGCGAGAGGCGTCAGCCGCCGGTCACGAAGGCGTCCGGGATCTCGTAGGTTTCCTTGCCGAGCTTCGCGACCGTGATGTCGCCCTTCTTCTGCGAACTGATCGCCATCGCCGCGGTGCCGTCGGCCTGGGCGGTGCTGAAGGAGAGGAAGCTGCCGTCGGGGTTGAAGAAGATCGCGCGCTTGGTCCCGTCGCCCAGCGTGACTTCGACCGTGATGCCCTCGGACGTGCGGATCACCCCGGCATCGCACATGCCGGCCGCCGCGCCCTTGTATCCGGCGCAGGGGACCTGCGCGGTGGCATTGTAATCGGTCCCGGCGACCTTCGCATCGCCCTGACCGTCTCCCTCGCCGGGCATGGCGGCGCGGTCGTTCGGGACCGAGACGAGCGTCACGCCGTCGATCGTGGCGAGCACCTTGCCGCCGAGCTTGTCCGCCTCGTCCGCCGAGGGGCAGCCGACCAGCGCGGCGCTGTCATCGAGGAAATCGACGGTCGCGGCGGATTCGCCGATCCGGCGGCACGGCGCGCCGGGGCCGGGATAGCCGTCGCCGACCACGACAAGGCTTTCGGGCCATGCGAAGTCCGCTGGCGCGGGCGTTTCGGAACCCGTGGGTGCCCCGCCGCCGCAGCCGGCCACCAGCACCATCATCATCCCCGATGCGGCAATCTTCGCGAAACTGTCCATGCCTGTTCTGTCCCCCTTCACCGGCCCGGCCCCCGAGGCCGTGCAGCCCTGTTTCCAAGGCCATAGTGGGTAAGAATTGCCGCGCATTCCATTGTCATTCTTCGCCACCGGCTGGACAAATCGCGCCACGAATTCTTTCGCGGCAGGCGTATCCGCTTGCTCGCGCGGAGGTTTCTGCATAGTTTCGCATCTTCCGTGGCGTGGGGCGGGATCAATATCGTGCGGCCGGTCGACAAGAAGTCCTTGCAGCCTTCGGCGCGACAGCCCGGCAACCCCGGGGGCACTGCCCGCGAAGCTGCCGAATTCGCCGTGACGATGATGGGTCCGCGAGCGGCAACCCGCGTTCCCACGGCAACCCTGCTGCATCTCGGCGAATGGCTGGGCTGGCCCGACTGGCTGCGGGCGGGCACCTCGCTGGACCGCGCGCAGGGACCCTTGCCCCCGATGATCTCGCGCGCCGACGACATCCGCATCATGGGCAACATCGTCGACAATGCCGATGTTCTCGCCCTCGTCGAGGCGATGCTGACGCGGCCGCGACCGGCGCTCAGCCTCGCGGGCGAACTCGCGGTCCTGCACGGTCCCGATCTCGGCAGCTCGATCCGCATGGTCGCGCAGGGTCTTGCGGCGCGCAACCTGTGGGTCGTGGTGGACATGGAGGAGCAGGGGCAGGACTTCGTCATCGCCCTGCGCCCCGCATGGCCGATGGGCGAGCTGTTCCCCGCCTTTGCGCTCAGTGCGCTCACGTTGTTCCAGCGTTCGGTGGTCGCCTATCGCGGCGACCGGCTGGAGGGCATGTCGATCGCCACAAGCTGGCACGATCACCCCGGCGCGCGGGGCGCTCTGGCGGCCTTCTGCTGCCGGATCGCGCCTGCCGGCGACGCCGAAACCCTGCGCTTCCCGCGCGCGTGGCTGGACCAGGCGAACCCGCATTTCGATCCGCTGGTATGGGACGTCGCCTGCGCCAAGACCGCGGCTCTGGAGAAGGAGGCGCTCGGCGCCGAAGCCGTCGATCCGCTGCGCGCCTTTATCGTCGCGCAGCTCGACGAGCTGAACCGCGTGCCGCGCCTCAAGCAGGCCGCGGCGCACCTGGGCATGTCGACCCGCACCATCGTGCGGATGCTGGCGCGGCACGGGACGAGCTTCCACAAGCTTGTCGAGGAGGAGCGCAAGGCCCGCGCCATTGTCCTGATCGGCGATCCCTCGGTCCCGCTGGCCGATGTCGCGCAGGCGCTCGGCTTCAGCGACATGTCGAGCTTCGGTCGTTCGTTCCGCGGGTGGTTCGGCGACACGCCCGGCCATCTGCGCCAGTCCGGAGGCGAACGACGGGCATCGGTCGGCTAGGCCGCGCGCAGCCTCACTTGCGGAACACCACCCTGGTGCTGCCGCTCACCATCTCAGCCAGCCGTGCCGCGTCCCAGTTCGTCAGCCGCACGCAGCCGTGGCTCTGGGTCCGGCCGATGGCCTCGGGGGCGGGGGTGCCGTGGATGCCGTAGTGCTCCTTCGAAAGGTCGATCCACACCACCCCGACCGGCCCGTTCGGCCCCGGGGGAAGCTGCTGCTTCTCCGCGCTGTCGGGCACGTCCCAGAACAGCGTCGGATCGAAGGAGAAGGGCGGGTTGTAGGCGACGCCCTTCACCTCCCATTCCCCGATCGGCAGCGGATCGTGCCGCGATCCCGTGGTGACGGTGAACATCGCCACCAACCGGTCATCCGCGTCATAGGCCTTGAGCCAGCCTTCGGATTCGTCGACGAGGATGCGCGTCACGTCGGGCTGGGTGGTGCCCACCCCGAGCGAGCGCAGGGTTTCGAGCCAGTCCTTGTTGTCGACCGCAGCGGCATCAATCGCATCAGCGCCGACATTGGGCACGCGCAGCTGCTGGCCGGGAGTGAACTGCGGCAGGGCGGCGGGATCTTGACCCGTCGACGCGGACGGCGAGGGGTCGCCCTGCGCGCTGGCGGGCCGCCCGCCCGGGTTCAGCTGCGCCAGCACCTCTGGGGTAGTGTGGAACCGCTCGGCGAGCTTTTCGGCCATGCTCTCGTAGCCGATCCGCGTCATCTGGGCCTGCGCGGCCATGTCCTCGGGCACGGGAGCGAAGCGGACCTCGCCCCACGAAGCCGGGATCGTGACCACCCGGGTTGCGGGGATGTTGTCCCACCGCGAGAGCGCCTCACGCGTCGCCGCGTCCAGCTCGCCCGAAACCGGCAGATCGCGCGATTCCTGAAATCCCTCGAGCGCATTGGCGAAGGACAGGCCCTCCCGGCCGTCGATCACGCCGGGGCCGAATCCGAGCCGTTCGAGCACCACCTGCGCCTGCATGATCGGGCGATCCTCGCTGTCGGAGATGACGACCTCGGCCTTCTGGCCCGGAGCAGGATCGCGCGAGGCCATCGCGTCGGCTCCGGCTTCGGCCGACGTTCCGGTCGCCTCAGGCGCGGCGGGGGTGTTCGGCTGGCTTGCCTCGCAGGCGGCGAGGGCGAAAAGCAGGGGGGCGCAAAGCATGGTGGTGCGCATGGGCGTTCCTTGTGTGGTCTGGACTTGAGGGGTGAGTTTCAGGTGCGCTCGCCCGTCACCCAGCGATGCGCTTCATCGTAGGCGTCGGCGGGGAAGGCGCGGGACTCGAGCGGGAGGAGCTTGCCGAAGCCTTCGACAGCCGCCGCGGCGATGGCAGGGGCCCCGACCACCGCATATCGGCTCACCGGCCCGATCGAGCGAAGGCTGGAAAGCAGCCCCTTGGGCGAGAAGAAGGCCCCCGGCGCGAAACTATCCGTCCGTCGCAGGTCGAGCAACAGGCGCAGCTCGCCGCCCTGATCGATGGCGTGGTCGACCAGCTCCGCCATCGCGACGACCTGCGCATGGTCGAGCCGGTGGTCGAAGGCGAAGATCAGGCAATGCGGCGGATCGGGCGGGGCGGCAGGCGCGACAGGGTCTGACATGGCACCCATTGTCGCCGGCTTGGATGCACCGTCCCTAATCCAGGCGCCCAACCTCGATCAGCCCGGGGCGCAGGTCCGATTGCTCGAATGAAATCCAGTATAATCAATCTATTGATCTGGGTTAGCGCAAGGTCGTTCGGCGCATCGCCCTTTCGTCTGGGCGATAAGCGGGCAGCCCCGGACGCCCGCTTCGCTACACTTGCCGCCACCCACAAGAAGGAGATTCACGATGACGCCCGACGGCCGCACTCCCTCCCCCCAAGGCTCGCAGTCCGAGGTTGCCGATGAACTCCGGCAGGATGCCGGCCACCTCAAGGACAGCCTCGGCGCGCGCGCAAAGCAGGAGGCGGAAAGCCGCAAGGGGCAGGCGGCGCAGGTCGCCGGCTCCGCCTCTTCGGCGCTCGACACCGCCGCACGGGACCTGCGCGACAATCCCGAGGCACCGGAATGGATGGCATCCGCCCTGCAGCAGGCTGCGCGCCGGATCGAGAGCCTCGCCTCCCATGTCGATGGCCGCAACGTTGACGAACTGGGCGACGAGGTGGCGGAGTTCGCGCGGCGCAACCCCGGCACCTTCCTCGCAGCCTCCG encodes:
- a CDS encoding CPBP family intramembrane glutamic endopeptidase, with the translated sequence MMPPAARFALAAGIVAVWAAITMVVPTLLLDGTTTLQELITRNLAWGVAGAAAFLLVAVRLAGWRDMGFLAPSPPGWWKLLWLPALYLAGLAAVGLTTGRLEAGAVTMVLINTAMVGFSEELAFRGVLWGGARKAFAFWPAFLLVSAAFGSVHVFNAVLTGELAEAGVQALNAFMSGAAYLAIRIRTRSIIPIMVIHALWDFTVFLVGSGATGPAPEPAPVLQQLTLGLVLTGPLFLYGIWLVRSETVRAGWRDDGLETRGSMG
- a CDS encoding CPBP family intramembrane glutamic endopeptidase, coding for MTDHAEPAPLWLRILQFPPIRLFLLGYPLFYCLGFSNAFLDLTKGVHLAAAFAVAGMVALAMWIYVGFGRFIERREVSDLALSPGLKELGIGMVVGAGLYTLGVLVLIVLGYGRIEGMNPVVVMIPALYQACSAGFLEELLFRGALYRIVEEWLGSWISVVVSSVVFGFVHLMNPDATLTGAIFISIEAGLLLAAAYMLTRRLWLGIGFHIAWNYTQSAVFGGVVSGSIAQPGLFRTVFTGPDLMTGGGFGLEASLVPCIIATSAGAYLAYKAVQRGHVVQPFWSRAGDVPALRPASA
- a CDS encoding M13 family metallopeptidase, whose product is MRSLLVCASTIALLALPGSALVAQSATAPQGEVRSLDAASLSATIRPGDDFYRHVNEGWLKTAKPPEGVPFIDASVEVYLATEQRVAAIIAASREAGGAPGSPGQMIGDFHRSHADMERRNALGLTPIASTLAIIGSTTDRADLARIMAYPWMDGIVAGGVLSDVDNPGRYVAAVGVAGLTMPSRDYYLAEQEPYAGHRKALLAYIADSFRRAGIDRPDARAERVMALETAIAQRQWSLAQTRDVVRMNSVMSPDQLKAFAPGFAWDAFLAEQGIAGQPRIKVLTDTAIRDVAQLFAATPVEDWQSFLMFKTLDYWAKSLSAPWVEAHFAFHAKQLQGTPARRPAAFESIAAVNAALGEEIGQLYVARHFGAADRAMVEDMVGYLRNTYAERIAKLDWMDAPTRAEALRKLERITTQVGFPTRWHDRSGVLIAPDDLVGNLSRLQRWSHDDSLKKLEEGARPWEFPYAPQEINAGYSPSSNTISFPAGILQPPFFDPEADPAVNFGAIAAVIGHEIGHAFDDQGSRQDGDGRLRNWWTDASRAEFEKRTAGLIEQYDGYEPLPGLKLNGRQNLGENIGDLGGLAVAHAAYRRYVADKMGGKAPVIGGLTGDQRFFLSWGRLWRNVMVEAETRRRVVSDVHSPGEFRVNGVVRNVDAWYEAFGIKPGDRLYLPPEKRVRIW
- a CDS encoding DUF1800 domain-containing protein; amino-acid sequence: MYLPGDDKDEGRPAEAVPPPALEPIAARAATVSTLAMAVAACGGGGGSSGGGSTGGGPPPVATVRKPQTDAEAARFLLQASLSVSTGTIAEVRSEGYGPWLDRQFAIANSQSARTFFADRGYDRVDASRFYNSAVIGDYMIWSQLLSGGNPVRKRIAFALSEFFVVSISGINLTWRGPAIGEYWDILNRHAFGNFRDLLQDITLNPAMGVFLNTRGNRAADARTGRVPDENYAREVMQLFTIGLFELNPDGTNRLSNGNPVETYGSADVTGLARVFTGYDFDLAGLAFTTEVGGTRQIPDPEYARRPMTADPARWVPARTTGFHSTEAKTFLGLTIPAGTGAAESLRLALDHLFNHPNVGPFFARQMIQRLVTSNPSPAYVGRVAAVFANNGQGRRGDLAAVFKAILTDNEALDPAGVTNPNFGKLREPVLRFVQFARTFGARSNSGNWQIGDLSDAATALGQSPLRSPSVFNFFRPGYFPTNTEIANRGLLAPEFQLVNETSVAGYVNFIERALTGGRAPVADLALDFAAEVGIAQDAGALLDRLDLLLTGRQLSSGVRDTIRTAMEDVPLTATSTNAERLRRVQIGVALILASTDYLIQK
- a CDS encoding DUF1501 domain-containing protein, which codes for MFIGKSMEIERRAFLKRSGQLAMMGGAASYALDLAGLAEAAAFSNAGGYKALVCVFLYGGNDHGNTLIPFDAANYARYAAIRGTAGSEDASGIALARSALANTVLATPSDQRLTDDITFALAPTMPRLKALFDAGAMAPLLNVGPLLAPLTRAQYDNGSVPRPAKLFSHNDQQSTWQSSQPEGSTTGWGGRMGDLALSSNTNAMFTAINATGNAVFLSGRTAVPYQVSPAGATLYNPLQTGRLFNSAAASQALSTLLRSGSGNVMAADYARFNDRSIQFGGFVNNALQGATLNTAFPAGNRLADQMRVVARLIAARGQLGVTRQVFLVSLGGFDNHDGLIGTHDALLGQVDAAIDAFYRATVELGVADNVTTFTASDFGRTLSSNGDGSDHGWGAHHFIVGGSVRGGRFYGRAPQISVTSPDQVGQGRLLPTTSVDELSSTLGLWFGVAPSELPSVAPNIGRFASPDLGFMKPAQAAAAAAR
- a CDS encoding helix-turn-helix domain-containing protein, whose protein sequence is MRPVDKKSLQPSARQPGNPGGTAREAAEFAVTMMGPRAATRVPTATLLHLGEWLGWPDWLRAGTSLDRAQGPLPPMISRADDIRIMGNIVDNADVLALVEAMLTRPRPALSLAGELAVLHGPDLGSSIRMVAQGLAARNLWVVVDMEEQGQDFVIALRPAWPMGELFPAFALSALTLFQRSVVAYRGDRLEGMSIATSWHDHPGARGALAAFCCRIAPAGDAETLRFPRAWLDQANPHFDPLVWDVACAKTAALEKEALGAEAVDPLRAFIVAQLDELNRVPRLKQAAAHLGMSTRTIVRMLARHGTSFHKLVEEERKARAIVLIGDPSVPLADVAQALGFSDMSSFGRSFRGWFGDTPGHLRQSGGERRASVG